The Equus quagga isolate Etosha38 chromosome 10, UCLA_HA_Equagga_1.0, whole genome shotgun sequence genome includes a region encoding these proteins:
- the ZNF182 gene encoding zinc finger protein 182 isoform X8 has product MQVGFPDEKTVTTKSDHDYNEFGSTLHLSTNLVVSIQRPHKYESFGNNMVDNLDLFSRSSVGKKHDNGCAKLFFHTEYEKTTPGVKPYGYKECGKALRRKKGLSLHQRIKNGEKPFECTACRKTFSKKSHLIVHWRTHTGEKPFGCTECGKAFSQKSQLIIHLRTHTGERPFECPECGKAFREKSTVIIHYRTHTGEKPYECNECGKAFTQKSNLIVHQKTHTGEKTYECTKCGESFIQKLDLIIHHSTHTGKKPHECNECKKTFSDKSTLIIHQRTHTGEKPHKCAECGKSFNEKSTLIVHQRTHTGEKPYECDVCGKTFTQKSNLGVHQRTHSGEKPFECNECEKAFSQKSYLMLHQRGHTGEKPYECNECEKAFSQKSYLIIHQRTHTEEKPYKCNECGKAFREKSKLIIHQRIHTGEKPYECPVCWKAFSQKSQLIIHQRTHTGEKPYACTECGKAFREKSTFTVHQRTHTGEKPYKCAECGKAFTQKSNLIVHQRTHTGKKAHGKGHTRKSKLIAH; this is encoded by the coding sequence ATGCAAGTTGGATTCCCTGATGAGAAAACAGTTACCACCAAGAGTGACCATGACTATAATGAATTTGGAAGCACACTTCACCTGAGTACAAACCTTGTCGTTTCAATACAAAGACCCCATAAATATGAGTCATTTGGAAATAATATGGTAGATAATTTAGACTTATTTAGTAGAAGCTCTGTAGGAAAGAAACATGATAACGGATGTGCAAAATTATTCTTCCATACTGAGTACGAGAAAACAACTCCTGGAGTGAAACCCTATGGATATAAAGAGTGTGGAAAGGCCCTCAGGCGAAAGAAAGGTCTTAGTCTACATCAGAGgattaaaaatggagagaagccCTTTGAATGTACTGCATGTAGGAAAACCTTTAGCAAGAAGTCACACCTCATTGTACATTGGAGAACTCATACGGGAGAGAAACCCTTTGGATGTactgaatgtggaaaagcctttagcCAAAAATCTCAGCTCATCATACACCTGAGAACTCATACAGGAGAGCGACCCTTTGAGTGTCcggaatgtggaaaagccttcagaGAAAAGTCAACTGTCATCATTCATTACAGgactcacacaggagagaaaccttatgaatgtaatgaatgcgGAAAAGCCTTCACTCAGAAGTCAAACCTCATTGTCCATCAGAAAACGCACACAGGAGAGAAGACTTACGAATGCACTAAATGTGGGGAATCTTTCATACAGAAGCTTGATCTAATTATACATCATAGTACTCATACAGGGAAGAAACCCCATGAATGTAATGAGTGTAAGAAAACTTTCAGTGATAAGTCAACTCTCATTATACATCAAAGAACTCATACGGGAGAGAAACCTCATAAATGTGCTGAATGTGGGAAGTCTTTCAATGAGAAGTCAACCCTCATTGTGCATCAGAgaactcatacaggagagaaaccctatgaatgtgaTGTGTGTGGAAAAACTTTCACCCAAAAGTCAAACCTCGGTGTACATCAGAGAACTCATTCAGGAGAGAAACCTtttgaatgtaatgaatgtgagAAAGCGTTCTCTCAGAAATCCTATCTCATGCTACACCAGAGAGGTCATACAGGGGAGAAGCCCTATGAGTGCAATGAATGTGAAAAAGCATTTTCCCAGAAATCATATCTCATTATACATCAAAGAACTCATACAGAAgaaaaaccctataaatgtaatgaatgtggcaAAGCCTTCAGAGAAAAGTCAAAGCTCATTATACACCAGCgaattcatacaggagagaaaccctatgaatgtccTGTATGTTGGAAAGCTTTTAGCCAGAAGTCACAGCTCATAATACATCAGAGaacacacacaggagagaaaccctatgcaTGCACTGAGTGTGGCAAAGCtttcagagaaaaatcaacattCACAGTACACCAGAGAACTCATAccggagagaaacccta